The following coding sequences are from one Triticum dicoccoides isolate Atlit2015 ecotype Zavitan chromosome 4A, WEW_v2.0, whole genome shotgun sequence window:
- the LOC119285661 gene encoding uncharacterized protein LOC119285661 isoform X2 has product MFLLPDPLSPFLILFAHSKIAAPPISLLSCSLPLGSSSSPQATPQLVLPQGQQLVWLLLIWSWISSPVGRTPLRSSLGVRMVAGFSSPSAQARALSLFPLEAARDMVLILHSDNILRRLNKNGGSTTLLHQNHRVNEDSGGPRDRALLWRWTTINIMAVLPLVIGQGSTLLGRLRP; this is encoded by the exons ATGTTCCTCTTGCCCGATCCCCTTTCTCCTTTCCTTATTCTCTTTGCTCACTCAAAAATTGCTGCTCCTCCCATCAGCTTGCTCTCTTGTTCGCTGCCTTTAGGTTCCTCGTCCTCACCTCAAGCCACTCCGCAGCTGGTGCTGCCACAGGGACAACAGCTGGTTTGGCTCCTC TTGATTTGGTCGTGGATTTCATCTCCCGTAGGCCGCACCCCTCTTAGATCCAGCTTGGGTGTGAGGATGGTGGCGGGGTTCTCTTCCCCAAGCGCGCAAGCAAGAGCGTTGTCGCTCTTTCCACTCGAGGCGGCTCGGGACATGGTCCTCATCCTCCACAGCGACAACATTCTTCGAAG actaaataaaaacggagggagtacaactttaCTACATCAAAACCACCGAGTTAATGAAG ACAGTGGTGGACCTAGAGATCGTGCTTTGCTGTGGCGATGGACGACGATAAATATCATGGCGGTGCTCCCGCTGGTCATTGGACAGGGGAGTACCCTTCTCGGCCGCTTGAGACCTTGA
- the LOC119285661 gene encoding uncharacterized protein LOC119285661 isoform X1 yields the protein MFLLPDPLSPFLILFAHSKIAAPPISLLSCSLPLGSSSSPQATPQLVLPQGQQLVWLLLIWSWISSPVGRTPLRSSLGVRMVAGFSSPSAQARALSLFPLEAARDMVLILHSDNILRRSTCRLNKNGGSTTLLHQNHRVNEDSGGPRDRALLWRWTTINIMAVLPLVIGQGSTLLGRLRP from the exons ATGTTCCTCTTGCCCGATCCCCTTTCTCCTTTCCTTATTCTCTTTGCTCACTCAAAAATTGCTGCTCCTCCCATCAGCTTGCTCTCTTGTTCGCTGCCTTTAGGTTCCTCGTCCTCACCTCAAGCCACTCCGCAGCTGGTGCTGCCACAGGGACAACAGCTGGTTTGGCTCCTC TTGATTTGGTCGTGGATTTCATCTCCCGTAGGCCGCACCCCTCTTAGATCCAGCTTGGGTGTGAGGATGGTGGCGGGGTTCTCTTCCCCAAGCGCGCAAGCAAGAGCGTTGTCGCTCTTTCCACTCGAGGCGGCTCGGGACATGGTCCTCATCCTCCACAGCGACAACATTCTTCGAAGGTCGACCTGCAG actaaataaaaacggagggagtacaactttaCTACATCAAAACCACCGAGTTAATGAAG ACAGTGGTGGACCTAGAGATCGTGCTTTGCTGTGGCGATGGACGACGATAAATATCATGGCGGTGCTCCCGCTGGTCATTGGACAGGGGAGTACCCTTCTCGGCCGCTTGAGACCTTGA